One region of Rhodocaloribacter litoris genomic DNA includes:
- a CDS encoding 6-bladed beta-propeller: MRRSIVILILLFATAVLYVWVRYGRGSKDDTIVVKASTSLKLSLVEQRVDVRNWKEVRVDTIGIVGDKDDVVLYRPLVIEGYANDVYVIDYGDMSVKKFDIDGKLVAKYGGKGEGPGEFINPTDVAIGENGLVWIADGGARSLNWFERDGGFIRRLTFKEGILRVAPMEDGWYYVMRISPFKPEIFYLYDSRDSLVVNFGNLIEDYETGAISLDGNIITIDRNLIYIPMYYGFIVKYKENGVPVFARKTLESGEAPSIETRTIGGNKVQMISGRKVLYVSPSYSNGKLYLYAGSRSKEMGVTIIDVYETDKGDYLYSIKLPGFSRSVSVAGNYVYALRDTTAVVYRMQDLN, encoded by the coding sequence ATGAGGAGGTCAATTGTAATTTTGATATTGCTTTTTGCGACAGCTGTGCTCTACGTATGGGTAAGGTATGGTAGGGGGTCAAAAGACGATACAATTGTTGTTAAAGCCTCTACATCTTTGAAATTGTCTCTGGTTGAGCAACGTGTTGATGTACGTAATTGGAAGGAAGTTAGGGTGGATACTATTGGTATTGTTGGAGATAAAGATGATGTTGTGCTCTATCGCCCTCTCGTCATTGAAGGATATGCCAATGATGTCTATGTAATAGATTATGGTGATATGAGTGTTAAAAAATTTGATATAGATGGAAAACTTGTTGCAAAATACGGGGGTAAAGGTGAGGGGCCAGGGGAGTTTATTAACCCAACTGATGTAGCAATCGGCGAAAACGGCTTGGTTTGGATAGCCGATGGTGGGGCACGCAGTCTCAACTGGTTTGAGCGTGATGGTGGTTTTATCAGAAGGTTGACATTTAAGGAGGGTATTCTACGTGTTGCTCCGATGGAGGATGGTTGGTATTATGTTATGCGTATCTCGCCGTTTAAGCCAGAAATATTTTATCTATACGATAGCAGAGACAGTTTAGTGGTCAATTTTGGGAATCTAATCGAGGATTATGAAACTGGTGCCATTTCTCTAGATGGAAACATTATAACGATAGATAGAAATCTGATTTATATTCCTATGTATTATGGATTTATAGTAAAATATAAAGAGAACGGTGTGCCGGTGTTTGCTCGGAAAACACTGGAATCAGGAGAGGCCCCTTCGATTGAAACGAGAACAATAGGGGGAAACAAGGTTCAGATGATCTCTGGCAGAAAAGTACTTTATGTGAGTCCTTCCTATTCAAACGGGAAGCTTTACCTGTATGCAGGGAGTCGTTCGAAGGAAATGGGTGTAACGATAATTGATGTCTACGAGACCGATAAGGGAGATTATCTGTATTCGATCAAGTTACCCGGTTTTTCCAGGAGCGTATCCGTTGCGGGCAACTATGTCTACGCGCTTCGAGACACAACGGCCGTCGTGTATCGAATGCAGGATCTCAATTGA
- a CDS encoding 6-bladed beta-propeller: MKRALSPALLAAVLWLGCSGQEKDPAGPTPATFDEVFALQRTTVLEGSAEEPLFDMGHFAVSEDHFVIPDPQNHRVLRFRHDGTFVDAWGRNGQGPGEFTEPDWVGLDRQGRIFVRENTPNFRVQFFDAAGQYLDTFPLYTFGPLTQSFLVEEAGAVRFVTVTHVYCDEERREQGFCTVQEQDLEGEVLRRYAPEREIQPDFKGLPFIAGRDASGRMYLAHRTGNRVAVYDAAGRLERVIDLKPSPDVVPLDMAALPRDPVKSARQSDKMKYTLVRNIYPVGDYVVIDFWRANFPGDGPRVVINVFDREGRLLYHGIEHERGITQGAGERFYIVTQDEAYDFGRYEIREYTLRRKGP; encoded by the coding sequence ATGAAACGCGCGCTCTCACCCGCCCTCCTGGCGGCCGTGCTGTGGCTGGGGTGCAGCGGGCAGGAGAAAGATCCTGCCGGTCCCACGCCCGCCACGTTCGACGAGGTCTTTGCCCTGCAGCGAACCACCGTGCTCGAAGGCTCCGCCGAAGAACCCCTCTTCGACATGGGCCACTTCGCCGTCTCCGAAGACCACTTCGTCATCCCCGACCCGCAGAACCACCGCGTGCTGCGCTTCCGGCACGACGGCACCTTCGTCGACGCCTGGGGACGCAACGGCCAGGGACCCGGCGAGTTCACCGAACCGGACTGGGTGGGCCTCGACCGCCAGGGACGCATCTTCGTCCGGGAGAACACGCCCAACTTCCGGGTGCAGTTCTTCGATGCGGCCGGGCAGTACCTCGACACGTTCCCGCTCTACACCTTCGGCCCGCTGACGCAGTCCTTCCTCGTGGAAGAGGCCGGGGCGGTGCGCTTCGTCACGGTGACGCATGTCTACTGCGACGAGGAGCGGCGGGAGCAGGGGTTCTGCACGGTGCAGGAGCAGGACCTGGAGGGGGAGGTGCTGCGCCGCTACGCCCCCGAACGCGAGATCCAGCCGGACTTCAAGGGGCTGCCCTTCATCGCGGGGCGGGATGCCTCGGGGCGGATGTACCTGGCACACCGGACGGGAAACCGGGTGGCGGTCTACGACGCGGCGGGCCGGCTGGAACGGGTCATCGACCTGAAGCCCTCCCCCGACGTGGTTCCGCTCGACATGGCCGCGCTCCCGCGTGATCCTGTAAAGAGCGCGAGGCAATCCGATAAGATGAAGTATACCCTGGTTCGGAATATCTACCCGGTGGGGGACTACGTGGTGATCGACTTCTGGCGGGCCAACTTTCCGGGAGACGGGCCGCGCGTGGTGATCAACGTGTTCGACCGGGAGGGGCGGCTGCTCTACCATGGGATCGAGCACGAGCGGGGGATCACGCAGGGGGCCGGGGAGCGGTTCTACATCGTCACCCAGGACGAGGCGTATGACTTCGGGCGGTACGAGATCCGCGAATACACGCTGCGCCGGAAAGGCCCGTGA
- a CDS encoding nucleotidyltransferase domain-containing protein: MDPVDRHILEDFAARVRVRFPGARVRAFGSRVRGDATWASDLDVCVVLDQPATREVKDWIGDVAWEAGFSANRILNTLVFERRAIEEGPLSVSPLVAHILREGVAA; encoded by the coding sequence ATGGATCCGGTCGATCGACATATCCTCGAGGACTTTGCCGCCCGGGTGCGTGTGCGTTTTCCGGGGGCGCGGGTCCGGGCCTTCGGCTCCCGGGTCCGGGGCGACGCGACGTGGGCGTCGGATCTGGATGTGTGCGTCGTCCTGGATCAGCCCGCGACGCGTGAAGTGAAGGACTGGATTGGCGATGTCGCCTGGGAAGCGGGCTTTTCGGCAAACCGGATCTTGAACACGCTTGTATTCGAGCGTCGGGCCATTGAAGAAGGCCCGCTTTCGGTCAGCCCGTTGGTCGCCCACATTCTTCGAGAGGGGGTGGCGGCATGA
- a CDS encoding DUF5777 family beta-barrel protein: MPFPLRRIRRAIGRWVGPVLVGLFAGVQMPGLLQAQELDAHRLEARVADLFARSCAQAGCHAAPIPQQDMDLSRDRFYASLVGVPSREQPEVLRVKPGDPENSYLIRKVKGDPSITGVQMPLTGDKLTAEEVALLEAWVRSIEAVDETRIAGTPPPDPLPFAGWRVVNVPTTRSVPARSVLFGIQHRFNPPLDAGYDSFFGLDGSGIILLSLGYAFTEDLFVTLGRSNAADNVELQAHYRLRRQRPNGMPLEVAARTTLNWISEEVPGEGRFTKAAFKGTGQLILASEPAPGVGLALVPGFTVNPSHESNVDEVLLTLGLAGRWRFHGNLSLLAEWTPILSGYTRTTTFGNDNRFDSWGGGLEIATAGHIFQIVVTNSVGIATDQYLNGGDLDLRDGDVRLGFNIYRILTF, encoded by the coding sequence ATGCCTTTCCCTTTACGTCGTATCCGCAGGGCCATCGGCCGGTGGGTTGGTCCGGTGCTGGTGGGACTCTTCGCCGGGGTTCAGATGCCGGGGTTGCTGCAGGCTCAGGAACTCGACGCGCACCGGCTCGAAGCCCGCGTGGCCGACCTCTTCGCACGAAGCTGCGCCCAGGCCGGCTGCCACGCCGCACCGATCCCGCAACAGGACATGGACCTGAGCCGCGATCGGTTTTACGCGAGCCTCGTGGGCGTGCCGAGCAGGGAGCAGCCGGAGGTGCTGCGCGTGAAGCCGGGCGACCCGGAGAACAGCTACCTCATCCGCAAGGTGAAGGGCGACCCCTCCATCACGGGCGTGCAGATGCCGTTGACGGGCGACAAGCTCACCGCCGAGGAAGTGGCCCTGCTCGAAGCCTGGGTGCGCAGCATCGAGGCGGTGGACGAAACCCGCATCGCCGGTACGCCCCCGCCCGATCCGCTCCCGTTTGCCGGATGGCGGGTCGTCAACGTGCCCACGACGCGCAGCGTCCCGGCCCGGAGCGTGCTCTTCGGCATCCAGCACCGCTTCAACCCCCCGCTCGACGCCGGCTACGACAGCTTCTTCGGCCTCGACGGCAGCGGCATCATCCTGCTGAGCCTTGGCTATGCCTTCACGGAAGACCTGTTCGTGACGCTCGGCCGCAGCAACGCCGCCGACAATGTCGAACTGCAGGCCCACTACCGGCTGCGGCGGCAACGACCGAACGGAATGCCGCTCGAAGTCGCCGCCCGCACGACGCTCAACTGGATCTCGGAGGAAGTCCCCGGCGAAGGGCGCTTCACGAAGGCCGCCTTCAAGGGCACCGGGCAGCTCATCCTGGCCAGTGAGCCTGCGCCCGGGGTAGGCCTGGCGCTCGTGCCCGGATTCACCGTCAATCCGTCCCACGAATCGAACGTCGATGAGGTGCTGCTGACCCTGGGCCTGGCCGGGCGGTGGCGCTTCCACGGCAACCTGTCGCTCCTGGCCGAATGGACGCCCATCCTCTCGGGCTACACGCGCACGACCACCTTCGGCAACGACAACCGCTTCGACAGCTGGGGGGGCGGGCTCGAGATCGCCACCGCCGGTCACATTTTCCAGATCGTGGTCACCAACTCGGTCGGTATCGCCACGGACCAGTACCTCAACGGCGGTGACCTCGACCTCCGCGACGGCGATGTCCGCCTCGGTTTCAACATCTACCGCATCTTAACCTTCTGA
- a CDS encoding c-type cytochrome, producing the protein MKESKHATFGHDPVTRLTLVIVMAVFGIGCEHADPREEEPPPPDDTVSFAAVQSIFTSNCAFSGCHAGTFPAQGLNLSAGQAYANIVNVPSQEEPSLDRVEPGDPDRSYLFMKITGAPGIRGERMPLGRPPLSAEQIERIRRWIEAGAPND; encoded by the coding sequence ATGAAGGAAAGCAAGCACGCGACGTTCGGACATGACCCGGTAACACGGCTGACGCTGGTGATCGTGATGGCCGTCTTCGGGATAGGCTGCGAGCACGCCGATCCGCGCGAGGAGGAACCCCCTCCGCCGGACGATACGGTGTCCTTCGCGGCCGTTCAGAGCATCTTTACCAGCAACTGCGCCTTTTCGGGATGTCATGCCGGCACCTTTCCGGCACAGGGGCTGAACCTGAGCGCCGGGCAGGCCTACGCCAACATCGTAAACGTGCCAAGCCAGGAAGAACCCTCGCTGGACCGGGTGGAGCCGGGTGATCCGGACCGCAGCTATCTCTTCATGAAGATCACCGGCGCGCCGGGGATCCGGGGTGAGCGGATGCCGCTCGGGCGGCCCCCCCTCTCGGCCGAGCAGATCGAACGGATCCGCCGCTGGATCGAAGCGGGGGCCCCGAACGACTGA
- a CDS encoding transposase — protein sequence MTEAEKIRVLAAYRMEQATDALQVARTLIDAGLPRDAVNRAYYAIFYGVLALLVTRRLGTSKHSGALTLFSREFVKKGLLPPEMTRLARRAFDALAEAFEDKGAARTRRDAALEILEAGLEDAIAVLVLPAKYRRRLRTTNMLERLNEELRRREGMIRIFPNEAAALRLIGALLVEQQEYRISGKRYFNMDEYESWRQARQAREEQEGVPATLRPIA from the coding sequence ATGACGGAGGCTGAGAAGATTCGTGTGCTTGCTGCCTATCGCATGGAGCAAGCGACGGATGCGCTTCAGGTCGCCCGCACCCTCATCGATGCCGGTCTGCCCCGTGATGCCGTCAACCGGGCCTACTATGCCATTTTCTACGGGGTCCTGGCCTTGCTCGTGACCCGCCGTCTCGGCACCTCGAAGCACAGCGGGGCCCTCACCCTTTTCAGCCGAGAGTTCGTCAAGAAGGGGCTATTGCCCCCGGAGATGACCAGGCTGGCCCGTCGGGCCTTCGATGCGCTCGCTGAGGCGTTCGAGGACAAGGGCGCGGCGCGTACACGCCGCGACGCTGCCCTCGAGATCCTGGAGGCCGGCCTTGAGGACGCCATTGCGGTGCTCGTGCTGCCGGCGAAGTACCGCCGTCGTTTGCGCACGACGAACATGCTGGAGCGTCTCAACGAGGAGCTCAGGCGGCGCGAGGGGATGATCCGGATCTTCCCGAACGAGGCCGCAGCTCTACGGCTGATCGGGGCGCTACTGGTCGAGCAACAAGAGTACCGGATCAGTGGAAAGAGGTATTTCAACATGGACGAATATGAGAGTTGGCGACAGGCTCGCCAGGCGCGAGAGGAGCAGGAGGGAGTGCCTGCCACGCTACGCCCGATCGCCTGA
- a CDS encoding efflux RND transporter permease subunit has product MTPPSSSGQPEGRRPGAGWAGWLGRPVAVLSWATALLLAGLWVGGKVPVEWVPRVELPEVRVTAVWPGAPPRQVEQYVTAPIERAVQRVPGTAHVESLSEEGRATIILQLARETAPGPYTVQVREELARLRSVLPDRVRPQLTRTVPEQLRDQQGFMTLQLVGSLAPEALRRLAEEEVAPRLRSLPGMAEVRVEGGRQRELRVVLDPARLAAYGLAPAEVAGTLAGAMAAHSYGSRHTGTRALLLFTPPLTDVAAIRQLVLAQAAPDAPPVRLADVAEVTLGPAPVRSISRVDGQPVVTLTLDRKPGSHLLTVAGAVHGEVERLRARLPGDVRLLVVLDRSEDVRKELRDLAVRGGLGLALLVLVLLALLQSVRACTVVLFSVAVAVAVALLLFRPLGLTLNLITLAGMALVAGLLVDNSVVVVEQLLVQRRRLRLQGLAGLALDAAATREALRTVWLPLLGGTLTTMVVALPLVYLSGELQALFLPFGVLVALTLGTSLAASVLLVPVAGRFLPVPPPRPRR; this is encoded by the coding sequence ATGACACCGCCTTCTTCTTCCGGTCAACCTGAGGGACGCCGGCCCGGAGCCGGGTGGGCGGGCTGGCTGGGCCGGCCCGTGGCGGTGCTCTCGTGGGCGACGGCCCTGTTGCTGGCCGGCCTGTGGGTGGGAGGGAAGGTGCCGGTGGAGTGGGTGCCGCGCGTAGAGCTGCCGGAAGTGCGGGTGACGGCGGTGTGGCCCGGCGCGCCGCCCCGCCAGGTGGAGCAGTACGTGACGGCCCCCATCGAGCGGGCGGTGCAGCGGGTGCCGGGCACGGCCCACGTCGAGAGCCTGTCCGAAGAGGGGCGGGCGACCATCATCCTCCAGCTGGCCCGGGAGACGGCGCCGGGGCCGTACACGGTGCAGGTGCGCGAGGAGCTGGCCCGGCTGCGGTCCGTCCTGCCGGACCGCGTGCGCCCGCAGTTGACGCGCACCGTGCCGGAGCAGCTGCGCGACCAGCAGGGCTTCATGACGCTCCAGCTGGTGGGGTCGCTCGCGCCCGAGGCGCTGCGGCGGCTGGCCGAGGAGGAGGTGGCGCCGCGCCTGCGGAGCCTGCCGGGGATGGCCGAGGTGCGGGTCGAGGGCGGGCGGCAGCGCGAGTTGCGCGTGGTGCTGGACCCCGCCCGGCTGGCAGCCTATGGCCTGGCTCCGGCCGAGGTGGCCGGGACCCTCGCGGGGGCGATGGCTGCCCACAGCTACGGCAGCCGCCACACCGGCACCCGGGCGCTGCTCCTGTTCACGCCGCCGCTGACCGACGTGGCGGCCATCCGGCAGCTGGTGCTGGCGCAGGCGGCCCCCGACGCCCCTCCGGTGCGCCTGGCCGACGTGGCCGAGGTGACGCTGGGGCCCGCACCCGTACGCTCCATCAGCCGGGTGGACGGCCAGCCCGTGGTCACCCTCACGCTCGACCGCAAGCCCGGCAGCCACCTGCTCACCGTCGCCGGGGCGGTGCACGGCGAGGTCGAGCGCCTGCGGGCGCGCCTGCCCGGCGACGTGCGCCTGCTGGTGGTGCTGGACCGCAGCGAAGACGTGCGTAAGGAGCTGCGCGACCTGGCGGTGCGGGGCGGGCTGGGGCTGGCGCTGCTGGTGCTCGTGCTGCTGGCCCTCTTGCAGAGCGTGCGGGCCTGCACCGTGGTCCTGTTCAGCGTGGCGGTTGCCGTGGCCGTAGCGTTGCTGCTGTTCCGCCCCCTCGGGCTGACGCTCAACCTGATCACGCTGGCGGGCATGGCCCTGGTGGCCGGGCTACTGGTGGACAACAGCGTGGTGGTCGTCGAGCAGCTGCTGGTGCAACGGCGGCGGCTGCGCCTGCAGGGGCTAGCCGGGCTGGCCCTCGACGCCGCCGCCACGCGCGAGGCGCTCCGCACCGTCTGGCTCCCTCTGCTCGGCGGCACCCTCACCACGATGGTGGTGGCCCTGCCGCTGGTCTACCTGAGCGGCGAGCTGCAGGCCCTCTTCCTGCCCTTCGGCGTGCTGGTGGCCCTGACGCTGGGCACCTCGCTGGCGGCCTCGGTGCTCCTCGTGCCCGTCGCCGGGCGGTTCCTGCCGGTGCCGCCGCCGCGCCCTCGCCGGC
- a CDS encoding VIT domain-containing protein: protein MPLLALLSVFAMPARGQGVVVGPDGRPATLLLQAHRVDATVHDQVAVVTVTHTFLNPGRETVEGTLLFPLPPGAQVSRFSMEIDGKELAGELLSAEEARQLYEDIVRRSLDPALLELTGYRTFRARVFPIPGGATRTITLRYDATLPREGDRVTFRYPLQASLDSWGVPPLPRPLPPERAPRENAPAATAPRSHLRLRLKAVTALTNLYSPSHRIDVQRKDEREAIVTLDNDEPFDGGEFVLYYRLGPADLGATLFTHRPYRDRPGYFMLLLDPPPFTGEAAARPKDLVFVLDTSGSMAGEKLEQAKAALRYILDRLEAHDRFALVAFSSDVDTFRPGLAGPEARDDARYFVDRLEARGGTNIHDALLAALAMLEDSPHGMIVFLTDGLPTSGETDEGRIHRHVGAANPRGVRLFPFGVGYDVNTRLLDGLARETGAFADYIAPEENIEERITAFYDRVRHPVLTGLDLTFDGVAPEALTPRRLPDLYRGGQLILTGRYRTPGTVTVVLHGTLGDAPVRRRYTFALPALEREHDFVARLWATRRVGELLDEIRLYGENDELRDEVIALAKAFGLVTPYTSYLVREEEGRAALPPGCERDDRHVSREPADAALSLTTGRVAVEMSKSIRQMQEAGRAAPPAGAGLRVVAGRTLLRNAAGAWIDAEFDAATDTAGLHRLRFASRAYFTFLRLYPEALAFARLGDRVTFFFRGRYVRIDPEGPAEIDEQTLKRWFD from the coding sequence ATGCCTTTGCTCGCCCTGCTCTCCGTTTTCGCAATGCCCGCCCGGGGACAGGGCGTGGTCGTCGGGCCGGACGGGCGGCCGGCGACGCTCCTCCTGCAGGCCCACCGCGTCGACGCCACGGTGCACGACCAGGTGGCCGTGGTCACCGTCACGCATACGTTCCTCAACCCCGGCCGCGAGACGGTCGAAGGAACGCTGCTCTTTCCCCTGCCGCCGGGCGCACAGGTTTCCCGCTTCTCGATGGAAATCGACGGCAAGGAGCTGGCCGGAGAACTCCTGAGCGCCGAGGAAGCCCGGCAGCTCTACGAGGACATCGTCCGGCGCAGCCTCGATCCGGCCCTGCTGGAACTGACCGGCTACCGGACGTTCCGCGCCCGTGTCTTTCCGATCCCCGGGGGAGCCACCCGCACGATCACCCTCCGGTACGACGCCACCCTGCCGCGTGAAGGCGACCGGGTCACGTTCCGCTACCCGCTGCAGGCCTCGCTGGACAGCTGGGGCGTCCCGCCGCTCCCGCGCCCGCTGCCCCCCGAACGGGCGCCCCGGGAAAATGCACCGGCGGCCACGGCCCCCCGCAGCCACCTCCGGCTTCGGCTCAAGGCCGTGACGGCGTTGACGAACCTCTACTCGCCCTCCCACCGGATCGACGTGCAACGGAAGGACGAACGCGAAGCCATCGTCACCCTCGACAACGACGAGCCCTTCGACGGGGGCGAATTCGTCCTCTACTACCGCCTCGGCCCGGCCGATCTCGGTGCCACCCTCTTCACGCACCGGCCCTACCGGGACCGGCCCGGCTACTTCATGCTGCTGCTCGATCCGCCGCCCTTCACCGGCGAGGCGGCCGCCCGCCCGAAGGACCTCGTCTTCGTGCTCGACACCTCCGGGAGCATGGCCGGAGAAAAGCTCGAACAGGCGAAGGCGGCCCTCCGCTACATCCTGGACCGCCTCGAAGCACACGACCGCTTCGCGCTGGTCGCCTTCTCCTCCGACGTCGACACGTTCCGTCCCGGCCTGGCCGGCCCCGAGGCCCGCGACGACGCCCGCTACTTCGTCGACCGGCTGGAGGCACGGGGCGGCACCAATATCCACGACGCCCTGCTGGCCGCCCTGGCGATGCTCGAAGACAGTCCCCACGGCATGATCGTCTTTCTCACCGACGGCCTGCCCACCTCCGGAGAAACCGACGAGGGCCGCATCCACCGGCACGTCGGAGCGGCCAACCCGCGCGGCGTGCGGCTCTTCCCCTTCGGCGTCGGCTACGACGTCAACACCCGCCTGCTCGACGGCCTCGCCCGCGAGACGGGCGCCTTCGCCGACTACATCGCGCCCGAGGAAAACATCGAGGAACGAATCACCGCGTTCTACGACAGGGTGCGCCATCCCGTCCTCACCGGCCTCGACCTCACGTTCGACGGGGTCGCCCCGGAAGCCCTGACCCCCCGCCGGTTGCCGGATCTGTACCGGGGCGGGCAACTCATCCTCACGGGTCGCTACCGCACGCCCGGCACCGTCACCGTCGTGCTGCACGGCACCCTCGGCGACGCACCGGTCCGCCGGCGATACACCTTTGCCTTGCCCGCGCTCGAGCGCGAGCACGACTTCGTGGCGCGGCTGTGGGCCACCCGCCGCGTCGGCGAGCTGCTCGACGAAATCCGGCTCTACGGAGAAAACGACGAGCTCAGGGACGAGGTGATCGCCCTGGCAAAAGCGTTCGGCCTCGTGACGCCCTACACCTCCTACCTCGTCCGGGAAGAGGAGGGGCGGGCCGCGCTGCCACCTGGATGTGAACGGGACGACCGCCATGTCAGCCGGGAGCCGGCCGATGCCGCGCTCTCGCTGACCACGGGCCGCGTGGCCGTGGAGATGAGCAAATCGATCCGGCAAATGCAGGAAGCCGGACGCGCCGCCCCACCGGCCGGCGCGGGCCTGCGGGTCGTCGCCGGGCGTACCCTGCTCCGCAACGCCGCCGGGGCCTGGATCGATGCCGAATTCGACGCGGCCACCGACACCGCCGGCCTGCACCGGCTCCGCTTCGCCTCCAGGGCGTACTTCACTTTCCTTCGTCTCTATCCCGAAGCCCTTGCCTTCGCGCGGCTCGGGGACCGGGTGACGTTCTTTTTCCGGGGCCGGTACGTCCGGATCGATCCCGAAGGCCCGGCCGAGATCGACGAACAGACCCTGAAGAGGTGGTTCGACTGA
- a CDS encoding efflux RND transporter permease subunit gives PYRLAARFPRLTLAALVLALGLPLWWLPARLAPEDDWSTPARRLADLYNATLGHEAVQAVRPTVEAVLGGVGRPFFRKTTFGRRWNFEAAPEVRVSIGFPPGTPIGRADTLLQRFEATALASPSVARTVAQVTEHSAMLRVRFTEASLRTAEPYLVRERLIQQAVHIAGMTYLYVGGLLPEGYYSGSGAGISGFRIEAYGPDYEGLEAVCERLAARLRRASRRVVDVNCDVDRFGRPDAREVLRFDWTAEAQLRTGLPAGAVAAALRPVFATRFPVFFAPIAGEPYLPVRVEVAGAETIDVARLAARPFPLADSVQVQLAALAPMRVVRTPSAVERIDQQYRRYVSVDFRGPYQMGHRLIGGVVASMPLPPGYRLKYPTYSFFGEEELKRSAGWALPVTTALVFLIAAVVFESWWLPLVMLLSLPAAAIGVAVGFLWSGANFAEGAFIGVVLLAGIAVNDSLLLLDRYRQLRARRPHGRPAPLIRLAVRERLRPMWTTTLSSVVALLPLLVFPDEAGFWQGMAVTVTGGLLAATLLAPLATVALLSRTRRRRNTGFGRKASD, from the coding sequence GCCCTACCGGCTGGCCGCCCGCTTCCCCCGGCTGACGCTGGCAGCCCTCGTGCTGGCCCTCGGCCTGCCGCTGTGGTGGCTGCCGGCCCGCCTGGCGCCGGAAGACGACTGGTCCACGCCCGCCCGCCGGCTGGCCGATCTCTACAACGCGACGCTCGGCCATGAGGCCGTGCAGGCCGTGCGCCCCACCGTCGAGGCGGTGCTCGGCGGCGTCGGCCGGCCCTTCTTCCGCAAGACCACCTTCGGGCGGCGCTGGAACTTCGAGGCGGCGCCCGAGGTGCGGGTGAGCATCGGCTTTCCCCCCGGCACCCCCATCGGGCGGGCCGACACGCTCCTGCAGCGCTTCGAAGCCACGGCGCTGGCCTCCCCGTCCGTCGCCCGCACGGTGGCCCAGGTGACCGAGCACAGCGCGATGCTGCGGGTGCGCTTCACGGAGGCCAGCCTCCGCACCGCCGAGCCCTACCTGGTGCGCGAGCGGCTCATCCAGCAGGCCGTCCACATCGCGGGGATGACCTACCTCTACGTGGGCGGGCTGCTGCCCGAAGGCTACTACAGCGGCAGCGGCGCCGGCATCTCGGGCTTCCGCATCGAAGCCTACGGCCCCGACTACGAGGGGCTCGAAGCCGTCTGCGAGCGCCTGGCCGCCCGCCTCCGCCGTGCCAGCCGCCGCGTGGTGGACGTCAACTGCGACGTCGACCGCTTCGGCCGCCCCGACGCCCGCGAGGTGCTGCGGTTCGACTGGACGGCCGAGGCCCAGCTCCGCACCGGCCTGCCCGCCGGCGCCGTGGCGGCCGCCCTCCGCCCCGTCTTCGCCACTCGCTTCCCCGTCTTCTTCGCCCCCATCGCGGGCGAGCCGTACCTGCCCGTGCGCGTGGAGGTGGCCGGCGCCGAGACGATCGACGTCGCCCGCCTGGCCGCCCGCCCCTTCCCCCTGGCCGACAGCGTGCAGGTGCAGCTGGCCGCCCTGGCGCCGATGCGCGTGGTGCGCACTCCCTCGGCCGTCGAGCGCATCGACCAGCAATACCGCCGCTACGTCAGTGTCGACTTTAGGGGGCCGTACCAGATGGGCCACCGGCTCATCGGCGGCGTGGTCGCGTCGATGCCGCTGCCGCCCGGCTACCGGCTCAAGTATCCCACCTACAGCTTCTTCGGGGAGGAGGAGCTGAAGCGGTCCGCCGGCTGGGCGCTGCCCGTCACCACCGCGCTCGTCTTTCTGATCGCAGCCGTGGTGTTCGAGTCGTGGTGGCTGCCGCTGGTGATGCTGCTGAGCCTGCCGGCGGCGGCGATCGGGGTGGCCGTGGGGTTCCTCTGGAGCGGGGCGAACTTTGCCGAGGGCGCGTTCATCGGGGTGGTGCTGCTGGCCGGCATCGCCGTCAACGACAGCCTGCTGCTCCTCGACCGGTACCGGCAGCTCCGGGCGCGGCGCCCGCACGGCCGGCCCGCCCCGCTGATCCGCCTGGCCGTGCGCGAGCGCCTCCGGCCGATGTGGACCACCACGCTCTCGTCCGTCGTGGCGCTGCTGCCGCTGCTCGTCTTCCCCGACGAGGCCGGCTTCTGGCAGGGCATGGCCGTGACCGTCACGGGCGGGTTGCTGGCGGCCACCCTGCTGGCCCCCCTCGCCACCGTCGCCCTGCTGAGCCGCACCAGACGACGCCGGAATACCGGTTTTGGCCGAAAAGCATCGGATTGA